A window of the Salegentibacter mishustinae genome harbors these coding sequences:
- a CDS encoding Kelch repeat-containing protein, whose translation MIKKYLLLSLFCFSAISLNSQSWKKLPANGAAQERHENAFAQAGKRFILIGGRGNKPIDIYNTEDQTWKKGAQPPLEMHHTQAVSIDGLVYILGAFTGGWPEEDPIPNIYIYDPLEDIWIKGPEIPEDRRRGAAGVAVKDKKIYLVNGITNGHTSGWVNWFDEYDLYKNKWNILPDSPNKRDHFQAAIIGNILFVAGGRKSGSVEGNGFAGTVKPTDIYNFDAKKWTSTANIPTPRAGTSIVIINEKPVIIGGESDAQEAAHNEAEVFNFTEEKWDSLPPLKQGRHGTQAISLNKQIIIGAGSGNRGGGPELNTFEIFSQDNTLNFSTEAILAGALKASESNLDFSKKNIRSVRISHKGGNQAIVITDIEASDNFKILNKKSLPFVLAPRSEFELTIEGDQNRGKLSIKRTGKKEALTVNLNYKD comes from the coding sequence ATGATAAAAAAATACCTACTGCTAAGCCTTTTCTGTTTTTCTGCCATTAGCCTTAACTCACAATCCTGGAAAAAACTTCCTGCCAATGGAGCTGCACAGGAAAGACATGAGAATGCTTTTGCACAGGCCGGGAAACGCTTTATTTTAATTGGTGGCCGCGGCAATAAACCTATAGATATTTATAACACCGAAGATCAAACCTGGAAAAAAGGTGCACAACCTCCATTAGAAATGCATCATACCCAGGCTGTAAGCATTGACGGACTGGTTTATATTCTGGGAGCCTTTACGGGTGGCTGGCCAGAAGAAGACCCTATTCCTAATATTTATATCTACGATCCTTTAGAAGACATTTGGATAAAAGGCCCCGAAATTCCCGAAGATAGAAGACGTGGAGCTGCCGGAGTGGCCGTAAAAGATAAAAAGATCTACTTGGTAAACGGTATTACTAATGGGCATACTTCTGGTTGGGTAAACTGGTTTGATGAATATGATTTATATAAAAACAAATGGAATATTTTGCCAGATTCTCCAAATAAGAGAGATCATTTTCAAGCTGCAATTATTGGAAATATTCTTTTTGTTGCCGGCGGAAGAAAATCGGGAAGCGTGGAAGGCAATGGCTTTGCAGGAACCGTAAAACCAACCGATATCTATAATTTTGATGCTAAAAAATGGACCTCTACCGCCAATATACCTACGCCAAGAGCTGGAACCTCAATTGTAATTATAAATGAGAAACCGGTAATTATAGGAGGAGAAAGTGATGCACAGGAAGCAGCACATAATGAAGCTGAAGTCTTTAATTTCACAGAGGAAAAATGGGATAGTTTACCGCCTTTAAAACAGGGAAGACACGGTACACAGGCTATAAGTTTGAACAAACAAATTATTATTGGCGCCGGCAGTGGGAACCGTGGTGGCGGCCCTGAATTAAATACTTTTGAAATCTTTTCTCAAGACAATACACTTAATTTTAGTACCGAAGCAATTTTGGCTGGAGCTTTAAAAGCTTCTGAAAGCAATTTAGATTTCTCTAAAAAGAACATCCGGAGTGTGCGTATATCGCACAAAGGAGGAAATCAGGCTATTGTGATTACCGATATTGAGGCGAGCGATAATTTTAAAATTCTGAATAAAAAAAGTTTACCATTTGTTTTAGCTCCGCGTTCAGAATTTGAATTAACAATAGAAGGAGATCAGAATCGAGGGAAACTTTCAATTAAAAGAACAGGCAAAAAAGAAGCTCTTACGGTTAATTTGAATTATAAGGATTGA
- a CDS encoding M56 family metallopeptidase has product MEALLIYILKSAGLLSIFYLAYLILLKRDTSFQANRKFLLGGILASAVLPAIYFTRKVVVEANNFSVNQFPVTTQEISADLSSSFGVWEGLGLIYALIATFLVGRIAVQLYSVFKLISKSRVYKSEKYKFIKTNKTLSPFSFFKFIVYNPVEHSAKDLEMILQHEKIHASQQHSIDIIIANLTTALLWFNPLSWLYKKSVEQNLEYIADRETVVLSGAKKSYQQALVKVSIANLKPALTNNFYQSFIKKRILMLNKKSTQNPGLWKISLVFPAILAFMLTFNVKTEAQTKTNYPVSNVDYQDGLKISAVITKFSEKESFKRFSKLFKKYNVQLEFSEIEYSKDLLTGIKVSFLNTETNETGVFSATNSDGIESFEFYKNEGKTGFRKVNALMGKDAISTNGSLLNKLGENPLFIINNKKYSSKELDGKNLDISKSGISISIEEEAIQKFGNEAKDGVIIANNARIFDDLKAEFKRIDKVNSNLKKEFLQIKHGQTPSLISLKARVEKNIKKKKKPKSKVTSQDTKEIPGNPIYILNGEKSEKEIIELIDNKLIEGVTVLKGESAVSLYGQEARDGAVIITTKVLDKSKKEDSQKKVIKAKAHSIGFQTFEKKSDYEIIKPERISFRIGKDINAFQWNTEPAEKINLYLNEKEKVGPVVIIDGKKSNEAGLKELEPKNIERIKVLKGANAIEKYGKEANYGAIEATTKKETKK; this is encoded by the coding sequence ATGGAAGCATTACTAATCTATATCCTTAAAAGCGCCGGGCTGTTAAGCATTTTTTACCTGGCTTACCTTATTTTACTTAAAAGAGACACAAGTTTCCAGGCCAATCGTAAGTTTTTACTGGGCGGTATTTTGGCTTCTGCAGTTTTACCAGCTATTTATTTTACCCGAAAGGTAGTTGTGGAAGCCAACAATTTTTCAGTAAATCAATTCCCGGTAACTACCCAGGAAATTTCGGCAGATTTATCTTCAAGTTTTGGAGTATGGGAAGGGCTCGGACTAATTTATGCTTTGATCGCTACTTTCCTGGTAGGCCGAATTGCAGTACAGCTATACAGCGTTTTTAAACTTATTTCTAAGAGTAGGGTTTATAAAAGCGAGAAGTATAAGTTTATAAAAACCAACAAGACCCTAAGTCCGTTTTCATTTTTCAAGTTTATCGTTTACAATCCCGTAGAGCATTCAGCAAAAGATCTTGAGATGATCTTACAGCACGAAAAAATTCACGCTTCTCAACAACATTCTATAGATATAATAATTGCCAACCTTACTACTGCCCTACTATGGTTTAATCCATTGAGCTGGTTGTATAAGAAAAGCGTAGAACAAAATTTAGAATATATAGCCGACAGGGAGACCGTGGTACTTTCAGGTGCAAAAAAGTCGTATCAGCAAGCGCTGGTAAAAGTTTCTATTGCAAATTTAAAACCTGCGCTCACCAATAATTTTTATCAATCATTTATCAAAAAACGAATTCTAATGCTGAATAAAAAATCTACTCAAAATCCGGGTCTTTGGAAGATAAGCCTGGTTTTTCCCGCAATTTTGGCCTTTATGCTAACTTTTAATGTAAAGACCGAAGCACAAACCAAAACCAACTATCCTGTGAGTAATGTTGATTATCAGGATGGTTTAAAAATTTCAGCGGTTATCACAAAATTTTCAGAAAAGGAAAGTTTTAAAAGGTTTTCTAAACTTTTTAAGAAGTACAATGTACAGCTGGAGTTTTCAGAAATTGAATATTCCAAAGACTTACTTACCGGTATAAAAGTCTCTTTTTTAAATACCGAAACCAACGAAACCGGTGTTTTTTCAGCAACAAATAGTGATGGAATAGAATCTTTTGAGTTTTATAAGAACGAAGGTAAAACCGGGTTTAGAAAAGTAAACGCGCTTATGGGCAAAGATGCAATTTCTACAAACGGAAGTCTTCTTAATAAACTTGGAGAAAATCCTCTTTTTATTATCAATAATAAAAAGTACAGCAGTAAAGAACTGGACGGAAAAAACCTGGATATTTCCAAAAGTGGAATTAGCATTAGTATTGAAGAGGAAGCTATTCAAAAATTTGGAAATGAAGCTAAAGACGGAGTTATTATTGCAAACAATGCCCGTATTTTTGATGATCTAAAAGCAGAATTTAAAAGAATTGATAAGGTAAATAGCAATTTAAAAAAGGAATTTTTACAGATTAAGCACGGTCAAACTCCAAGCTTAATTTCCCTTAAAGCCAGGGTTGAAAAAAATATAAAGAAGAAGAAAAAACCAAAAAGCAAGGTTACTTCTCAAGACACTAAAGAAATTCCAGGCAACCCAATTTATATTTTAAACGGTGAAAAAAGCGAAAAGGAAATTATAGAACTTATAGATAACAAATTAATAGAAGGCGTAACCGTACTAAAAGGTGAAAGTGCTGTTTCCCTGTATGGCCAAGAAGCCAGAGACGGCGCGGTGATTATTACTACGAAAGTATTGGATAAATCTAAAAAAGAAGATTCCCAAAAAAAGGTAATTAAAGCAAAAGCCCATTCGATTGGATTTCAAACATTTGAAAAGAAAAGCGATTATGAAATCATAAAACCAGAGAGGATTAGCTTTCGAATAGGAAAGGACATCAATGCTTTTCAGTGGAATACAGAACCTGCCGAAAAAATCAATTTATACCTAAATGAGAAAGAAAAAGTTGGTCCAGTAGTAATTATTGATGGTAAAAAGTCAAATGAAGCAGGTTTAAAAGAACTTGAGCCCAAGAATATTGAAAGAATAAAAGTGCTTAAAGGTGCAAACGCGATTGAAAAATATGGAAAAGAAGCTAATTATGGAGCTATAGAAGCTACTACCAAAAAAGAAACCAAAAAATAA
- a CDS encoding glutamine synthetase III family protein, translating into MSTLRFEALKEIFNRKPVKIEEPARRSELFGTNVFNEASMKQYLTKEAYENVMEAIKTGKKIDRRVSDHISTGMKEWAIAKGATHYTHWFQPLTGATAEKHDAFFETQGDGTAIEKFGGGALVQQEPDASSFPSGGIRNTFEARGYTAWDPTSPAFLWGTTLCIPTIFVSYTGEALDFKTPLLRALQSVDQAATSVAKYFDKNVSKVTATLGWEQEYFLIDSALAATRPDLTLAGRTLLGHSPAKGQQLDDHYFGSIPSRVLAYMRDLEIECMKLGIPVKTRHNEVAPNQFELAPIFEEGNLAVDHNSLIMDIMSKIAEKHHFKVILHEKPFAGINGSGKHNNWSLSTDTGTNLLAPGTTPMKNLQFLTFFINILKAVHDNEELLRAGIASASNDHRLGANEAPPAIISAFIGSQLTEVLDELEKVTDGKLSPKEKTELKLNVVGKIPEILLDNTDRNRTSSFAFTGNKFEFRAVGSTANCGNPMTILNSILAKQLIEFKTEVDALIKGEKMKKDDAIFNVLREYIKKSKNIRFEGDGYGEAWEKEAKKRGLSNNRTTPQALKALVSEKTRSLFKDLKVMNKIELEARHEIQLEDYAMRIQIEGRILGDIARNHVIPTAVRYQNILIENVEGLKHIYNEDFKKHSNEQLEIIEEISAHIAKINSGVKAMIEARKVANKIEDAEKRAFAYCDDVKPYFDEIRYHCDKLELVVDDELWPLTKYRELLFTR; encoded by the coding sequence ATGTCAACTTTACGATTTGAAGCTTTAAAAGAAATTTTTAACCGTAAGCCGGTTAAAATTGAAGAGCCGGCCAGAAGGTCTGAGCTTTTTGGAACAAATGTGTTCAACGAAGCCTCCATGAAGCAATACCTTACCAAGGAAGCTTATGAAAATGTGATGGAAGCTATTAAAACCGGTAAGAAAATTGACCGTAGAGTGTCAGACCATATTTCTACCGGGATGAAAGAATGGGCTATTGCTAAAGGTGCAACACATTATACGCACTGGTTTCAGCCACTAACAGGGGCAACCGCAGAAAAACACGATGCCTTTTTTGAAACTCAGGGTGACGGTACTGCAATAGAGAAATTTGGTGGAGGTGCTTTAGTGCAACAAGAGCCAGATGCCTCAAGTTTTCCTAGTGGAGGGATAAGAAATACTTTTGAAGCTAGAGGATATACCGCCTGGGATCCTACTTCTCCTGCCTTTCTTTGGGGAACAACCCTTTGTATTCCAACTATTTTTGTTTCTTATACCGGTGAAGCTCTAGATTTTAAAACGCCACTTTTAAGAGCGCTTCAATCTGTTGATCAGGCTGCAACTTCTGTAGCTAAATATTTTGATAAAAATGTTTCTAAAGTAACGGCTACCTTAGGATGGGAGCAGGAGTACTTTCTTATTGATTCGGCTTTAGCAGCAACCCGCCCGGACCTTACTTTGGCCGGACGTACTTTGCTTGGTCACTCTCCTGCAAAAGGACAACAATTAGACGATCATTATTTTGGTTCAATACCATCAAGGGTATTGGCTTATATGCGTGACCTGGAAATTGAGTGTATGAAACTTGGTATTCCGGTAAAAACACGTCATAACGAGGTAGCGCCAAATCAGTTTGAGCTGGCTCCAATTTTTGAAGAAGGAAACCTTGCCGTAGACCATAATTCATTAATTATGGATATTATGAGCAAAATTGCTGAAAAACACCATTTTAAGGTGATTTTACACGAAAAACCATTTGCTGGAATTAACGGTAGTGGGAAACATAATAACTGGTCACTGTCTACAGATACTGGTACTAATTTATTAGCTCCAGGTACTACGCCAATGAAGAATCTTCAGTTTCTTACCTTCTTTATCAATATTCTTAAAGCAGTTCACGATAACGAAGAACTTCTAAGAGCCGGGATCGCAAGTGCATCTAATGATCATAGGTTAGGAGCTAACGAAGCACCACCAGCAATTATTTCAGCCTTTATTGGTTCTCAGTTAACCGAAGTGTTGGATGAATTAGAAAAAGTAACCGATGGGAAATTGTCTCCAAAGGAAAAAACAGAATTAAAACTTAACGTAGTTGGTAAAATTCCAGAAATATTACTGGATAATACCGACCGTAACCGTACCTCTTCTTTTGCTTTTACCGGTAATAAATTTGAATTTAGAGCAGTAGGTTCTACCGCTAACTGTGGTAACCCAATGACAATTCTAAATTCTATTCTAGCCAAGCAACTTATTGAGTTTAAAACTGAAGTTGACGCATTGATAAAGGGCGAAAAGATGAAGAAAGATGACGCCATCTTTAACGTTCTTAGAGAATATATCAAGAAATCAAAGAATATTCGTTTTGAAGGAGATGGTTATGGCGAAGCCTGGGAGAAAGAAGCTAAAAAGCGTGGGTTAAGTAATAACAGAACAACGCCTCAAGCACTTAAAGCACTTGTTTCTGAAAAGACGAGGTCACTTTTTAAAGATTTAAAAGTGATGAATAAGATCGAATTGGAAGCCCGTCATGAAATTCAGCTTGAAGATTATGCGATGCGTATCCAGATTGAAGGTAGAATTCTTGGGGATATTGCCAGAAATCACGTGATCCCAACTGCGGTTAGATATCAAAACATTCTTATTGAGAATGTAGAAGGTTTGAAGCATATTTATAATGAAGACTTCAAAAAACACTCTAACGAGCAATTAGAAATAATTGAAGAGATATCTGCACATATTGCGAAAATCAATAGTGGTGTTAAAGCAATGATCGAGGCTAGAAAAGTTGCCAATAAGATTGAAGATGCTGAAAAACGTGCCTTCGCTTATTGTGATGATGTAAAACCATACTTTGACGAAATAAGATATCACTGTGATAAGTTAGAGCTTGTAGTAGATGATGAGCTTTGGCCATTAACTAAATACAGGGAGTTACTTTTTACCAGATAA
- a CDS encoding BlaI/MecI/CopY family transcriptional regulator: MKRLTNKEEEVMRILWQLEKAFVKEILPKIKDQKLHYNTVSTIVRHLEDKGFVSHKAYGNTHQYFPVISKEEYRKHIMSLTSKRFFDNSYKSMVSFFAKEEKISAEELREILDIIEKEKNT, encoded by the coding sequence ATGAAACGATTAACCAATAAAGAAGAAGAGGTAATGCGTATTCTCTGGCAATTAGAGAAAGCCTTTGTAAAAGAGATCTTACCTAAAATTAAAGACCAGAAATTGCATTACAATACCGTATCTACCATTGTACGACATTTAGAAGATAAAGGTTTTGTATCTCACAAGGCTTATGGCAATACTCACCAGTATTTTCCCGTGATCTCTAAAGAAGAATATAGAAAACATATTATGAGTTTAACCTCTAAACGTTTTTTTGATAATTCTTATAAAAGCATGGTTTCATTTTTTGCAAAAGAAGAAAAAATTAGCGCCGAAGAACTCCGGGAAATACTTGATATTATAGAAAAGGAAAAGAATACATAG
- a CDS encoding calcium/sodium antiporter — MSIAFILIGLVLLVVGGEFLVRASVALSFKLNVSRMVIGLTVVSFATSAPELLVSLQAALSGFSDISLGNVIGSNIANLGLVLGITAIISSIAVDREFYRFNWPAMMIFSIALYYFLSTGGNISRLEGVILFVGLILFLFLLIRRSRRKTEIAVEGIDDSLKDTSNFKMIIWLLIGGVSLWGGSELLVDGAVDLATMLGVSERVISVTMIAIGTSVPELAASVIAALKKEKALSLGNLIGSNIFNIASVLGITAMIQPIYIQSDQILTNDILWMIGVAFAIAPLAFLPKKFLFSRYKGAILFVSYVIFTGLAFLG; from the coding sequence ATGAGTATTGCTTTTATTCTTATTGGGCTTGTTTTATTGGTAGTAGGAGGAGAATTTTTGGTTAGAGCTTCCGTCGCTTTATCTTTCAAATTAAACGTTTCCCGAATGGTCATTGGGTTAACGGTAGTTTCTTTTGCTACTTCGGCCCCTGAACTTTTAGTGAGTCTACAGGCTGCCTTAAGTGGTTTTTCTGATATTTCGCTGGGAAACGTAATAGGCTCTAACATCGCTAATTTAGGTTTGGTACTGGGTATTACCGCAATAATTTCGTCTATAGCGGTAGATAGAGAATTCTACCGATTTAACTGGCCGGCAATGATGATATTTTCCATTGCACTCTATTATTTTTTAAGTACCGGTGGAAATATTTCTCGTTTAGAAGGTGTTATATTATTTGTTGGACTAATCCTCTTTTTGTTTTTGTTAATAAGAAGATCTCGCAGAAAGACTGAGATAGCAGTAGAAGGTATAGATGATTCTTTAAAAGACACATCTAACTTTAAAATGATTATTTGGTTGCTTATTGGAGGTGTTTCGCTTTGGGGAGGTTCAGAATTGCTGGTAGATGGTGCGGTAGACCTTGCCACAATGCTTGGCGTGAGTGAGAGAGTAATTTCGGTTACAATGATTGCTATTGGAACCAGTGTTCCCGAACTTGCTGCTTCGGTTATTGCTGCATTGAAAAAAGAAAAAGCGCTTTCATTAGGAAACCTTATTGGCTCAAATATTTTTAATATTGCTTCGGTTTTAGGAATTACGGCTATGATTCAACCTATCTATATTCAATCAGATCAAATACTTACCAACGACATTCTTTGGATGATTGGAGTTGCTTTTGCAATTGCTCCACTGGCTTTTCTGCCAAAAAAGTTCCTTTTCAGCAGATATAAAGGTGCGATTTTATTTGTGAGCTATGTAATTTTTACGGGTCTTGCATTTTTGGGTTAA